A DNA window from Acetobacter aceti NBRC 14818 contains the following coding sequences:
- a CDS encoding bifunctional 2-C-methyl-D-erythritol 4-phosphate cytidylyltransferase/2-C-methyl-D-erythritol 2,4-cyclodiphosphate synthase produces the protein MRVAAILLAAGTGSRYAAATGSTTAKQFISLAGRPVIRHAAEALAPHVALIQPVGDVASLTEALDGMTTLLPVAGGRERQDSVRAGLEALAALPESERPDVVLVHDGARPYVTASVIEGVLKALEEHPGAIPAVPVADTLKRGEDGVITDTVSRKDLFRAQTPQGFRFTILLDLHRAAETSGDSTATDDALLLESAGFSVALTPGSEDNIKLTYEEDLVRLERLIGPTLLPRTGFGYDVHAFEEGRPLIMCGINIPHDRGLAGHSDADVGIHALCDAIYGALAEGDIGRHFPPSQNEWKDADSARFLVHAGELVRKKGGMLVNADLTLICERPKIGPHAQAMRERLASLLQVDVDRISVKATTSERLGFTGREEGIACTATATVLVP, from the coding sequence ATGCGTGTCGCCGCCATTCTTCTCGCGGCCGGGACCGGCAGCCGTTACGCCGCCGCAACCGGCTCCACCACCGCCAAGCAGTTCATCTCGCTTGCCGGTCGCCCTGTCATTCGCCATGCCGCCGAGGCGCTGGCCCCTCATGTCGCGCTGATCCAGCCCGTCGGTGATGTCGCATCGCTGACCGAAGCGTTGGACGGCATGACGACCCTGTTGCCCGTCGCGGGTGGCAGGGAGCGTCAGGACAGTGTCCGCGCGGGTCTCGAGGCTCTAGCCGCCCTGCCGGAATCCGAGCGTCCCGACGTCGTGCTGGTGCATGACGGCGCACGCCCTTATGTGACCGCCTCCGTGATCGAAGGCGTTCTCAAGGCGCTGGAAGAGCATCCGGGAGCTATCCCCGCCGTGCCGGTCGCTGATACGCTCAAGCGTGGCGAAGATGGCGTCATCACGGACACAGTGTCGCGCAAGGACCTGTTCCGCGCCCAGACGCCGCAGGGCTTCCGTTTCACTATTCTGCTCGACCTGCATCGTGCTGCTGAAACCTCTGGCGATTCCACGGCCACTGACGACGCCCTGCTGCTCGAATCCGCCGGTTTCAGCGTGGCGCTCACACCTGGTTCCGAAGACAACATCAAGCTGACCTATGAGGAGGATCTGGTGCGCCTCGAACGCCTGATTGGCCCCACCCTGCTTCCCCGCACCGGCTTCGGCTACGATGTCCATGCTTTCGAGGAAGGCCGTCCGCTCATCATGTGCGGCATCAATATCCCGCACGATCGCGGTCTCGCCGGTCATTCAGACGCGGATGTCGGCATCCATGCGCTCTGCGACGCCATTTATGGCGCGCTGGCCGAGGGCGATATTGGTCGTCACTTCCCGCCCAGCCAGAACGAATGGAAAGACGCGGATAGCGCCCGCTTCCTTGTCCATGCTGGTGAGCTGGTCCGCAAGAAGGGCGGCATGCTGGTCAACGCCGACCTGACCCTGATCTGTGAGCGTCCGAAGATCGGTCCGCACGCACAGGCGATGCGTGAGCGTCTGGCCTCATTGCTTCAGGTTGATGTGGACCGGATTTCGGTGAAGGCCACCACGTCCGAGCGGCTCGGTTTTACGGGACGCGAAGAAGGAATTGCCTGCACGGCAACGGCGACAGTGCTGGTTCCGTAA
- a CDS encoding BMP family ABC transporter substrate-binding protein — protein sequence MAEAPLSLPTLSRRTALGLTASGLAACILGGNRALSATPDPALARLAAPWITPPLLPPIREQDALLAIAHVGPVSDGGWSTVHNEAVAAVRAAFPRLRTVWVENVPYSADATRLLRQFVAEGANLVLATADYGDFLMDVASKAPDVAFVQCNSTRLARNASWYYVAQWYPCYILGVAAGLLSRTGQIGYIASFPLPSVYASANAYLLGARSVRPDATVRVVSINAWFDPQASLSAATALADSGCDVLCGIMDEAGYLRLAQKRGLWAIMSNNDERAYGPDAYLSSVVYDFRQHYVDQVRARLEGRWTPMPCFLPLGAGADRDAWGARVPESVRRQADAVRSRILEGWSPFTGPIHDHRGGLRVPAGETMHDLALYQWHWAVDGVLGLE from the coding sequence ATGGCTGAAGCGCCACTTTCCTTGCCCACCCTTTCCCGACGCACAGCTCTTGGCCTGACGGCTTCCGGATTGGCCGCATGTATTCTGGGCGGAAACAGAGCACTGTCGGCCACACCCGATCCAGCTCTGGCACGCCTCGCCGCCCCCTGGATCACGCCTCCCCTGCTCCCGCCCATCCGTGAGCAGGATGCCCTTCTGGCCATCGCGCATGTCGGCCCTGTTTCGGATGGTGGGTGGAGTACGGTCCACAACGAGGCCGTCGCCGCTGTCAGGGCTGCCTTCCCGCGCCTGCGGACAGTATGGGTCGAAAACGTACCCTATTCAGCCGACGCCACGCGGCTTTTGCGGCAGTTCGTCGCTGAAGGCGCAAATCTCGTCCTCGCCACAGCCGATTACGGCGATTTCCTGATGGATGTCGCCAGCAAAGCGCCGGACGTCGCCTTCGTACAATGCAACAGCACTCGACTGGCCCGCAATGCGAGCTGGTATTATGTGGCGCAGTGGTATCCGTGCTATATTCTCGGTGTCGCCGCAGGGCTGCTCAGCCGCACGGGCCAGATCGGCTACATCGCCTCGTTTCCCCTGCCCTCTGTCTATGCCAGCGCCAACGCCTACCTGCTCGGAGCGCGTTCCGTACGGCCAGATGCCACTGTTCGCGTCGTGTCCATCAACGCCTGGTTCGATCCGCAGGCCTCGCTGAGCGCAGCGACGGCTCTTGCCGACAGTGGTTGTGATGTTCTGTGTGGAATCATGGATGAAGCTGGTTATCTGAGGCTCGCCCAGAAACGGGGACTCTGGGCCATCATGTCCAACAACGATGAACGCGCCTACGGCCCTGACGCCTATCTCAGTTCCGTCGTTTATGACTTCAGGCAGCACTATGTCGATCAGGTTCGCGCCCGTCTGGAGGGCCGCTGGACACCGATGCCCTGTTTCCTGCCGCTGGGTGCGGGAGCGGACCGTGACGCATGGGGCGCCCGTGTGCCCGAAAGCGTCCGACGTCAGGCCGATGCAGTGAGATCCCGCATTCTGGAGGGCTGGTCTCCCTTTACCGGACCAATTCATGACCACCGTGGTGGCCTTCGCGTACCAGCCGGCGAGACCATGCACGATCTTGCGCTCTATCAGTGGCACTGGGCTGTCGACGGCGTCCTCGGACTGGAGTGA
- a CDS encoding ABCB family ABC transporter ATP-binding protein/permease, whose product MSPPSRSAASPGKPAGVTLARLLPYLWPRDDPKLKLRVTAVALLLLAAKLVTVAVPWVYSRIIDTLSHPAGIATVPVLLIIGYGLVRLLASAFNELRDAVFAPVRYRVARDAALRSFMHMHDLSLRFHLDRRTGGVTRAIERGTEGVETLLRMGLVILPTLLEAILVIGLIWKVFDWRYAALVLGAVIGYVVFTFSFTSWRIGIRRRMNDINSEATGKALDSLLNYETVKYFGNEAHEAKRYGDAQTRYAKAAVHTQYSLSALNFGQVVIISLALTLVMLLAGHDVAAGHLTVGQFVLINTYLLQLYAPLNFLGSIYSSIRTSLVDLEHMLGLLDETVEVADPGHPLPLAAHLKDAPPVSVAFQDVHFGYRKDREILHGVSFSVPPGGLIAIVGPTGAGKSTISRLLFRFYDTWSGKVLIDGHDVRDYRQADLREAIGVVPQDTVLFNDTIGYNIAYGRLGATQDEIEQAAKLARIHDFILSLPEGYKTRVGERGLKLSGGEKQRVAIARTILKDPRLLILDEATSALDTHTEREIQSALRAVSAERTTVVIAHRLSTIVEADEILVLGDGLVKERGCHADLIARGGLYAAMWAAQDAGQDAAPDSGVAASAPAHG is encoded by the coding sequence ATGAGCCCGCCATCAAGATCTGCTGCGTCGCCCGGCAAGCCTGCTGGAGTGACCCTTGCCCGCCTGCTTCCCTATCTCTGGCCGCGTGATGACCCGAAGCTGAAGCTGCGTGTGACGGCGGTCGCCCTGCTGCTGCTGGCCGCCAAGCTGGTCACCGTGGCCGTGCCGTGGGTGTATAGCCGGATTATCGACACGCTGTCCCATCCGGCGGGGATCGCCACCGTGCCGGTATTGCTGATTATCGGTTACGGTCTGGTCAGGCTGCTTGCATCGGCGTTCAACGAGTTGCGTGACGCGGTGTTCGCGCCCGTCCGCTACCGGGTCGCCCGGGATGCGGCGCTTCGCAGCTTCATGCATATGCACGACCTGTCGCTGCGCTTTCATCTCGACCGTCGCACCGGAGGCGTCACGCGCGCCATCGAACGCGGGACGGAAGGCGTGGAGACCCTGCTGCGGATGGGGCTGGTGATCCTGCCGACCCTGCTTGAAGCCATTCTTGTCATCGGTCTGATCTGGAAGGTGTTCGACTGGCGCTATGCCGCCCTCGTTCTGGGCGCGGTCATTGGCTACGTGGTCTTCACATTTTCGTTCACCTCATGGCGAATCGGTATTCGTCGTCGGATGAACGACATCAACAGCGAGGCGACCGGCAAGGCGCTGGACAGCCTGCTGAACTACGAGACCGTCAAATATTTCGGCAACGAGGCGCATGAGGCGAAACGTTACGGCGACGCCCAGACCCGTTACGCTAAGGCCGCTGTTCACACCCAATATTCTCTCAGTGCGCTGAATTTCGGACAGGTGGTGATCATCTCGCTGGCGCTCACGCTGGTAATGCTCTTGGCCGGGCACGATGTGGCGGCGGGCCATCTGACGGTGGGGCAGTTCGTGCTGATCAACACCTATCTGTTGCAGCTTTACGCTCCGCTGAATTTCCTTGGGTCCATCTACTCGTCCATCCGCACGTCGCTGGTCGATCTCGAGCATATGCTCGGGTTGCTGGACGAAACGGTGGAGGTCGCCGACCCTGGGCACCCGCTCCCGCTGGCGGCCCATCTGAAGGACGCGCCCCCGGTCAGCGTGGCCTTTCAGGACGTGCATTTTGGATACCGCAAGGACCGCGAAATCCTGCATGGCGTCAGTTTTTCCGTGCCTCCCGGTGGTCTGATTGCAATCGTCGGTCCGACAGGGGCGGGAAAGTCCACTATCAGCCGCCTGCTGTTCCGGTTCTACGACACTTGGTCCGGGAAGGTGCTGATCGACGGGCATGATGTCCGCGATTACCGGCAGGCCGATCTGCGGGAAGCAATCGGCGTCGTGCCGCAGGACACGGTGCTGTTCAATGACACGATCGGCTACAACATCGCTTACGGACGTCTTGGCGCTACTCAGGACGAGATCGAACAGGCGGCGAAGCTGGCGCGTATCCATGACTTCATCCTGTCCCTGCCGGAAGGCTACAAGACACGGGTGGGCGAGAGAGGTCTGAAGCTTTCAGGAGGCGAGAAGCAGCGTGTGGCGATTGCCCGCACGATCCTGAAAGATCCGCGCCTTCTGATCCTGGATGAGGCCACCAGCGCCCTCGACACGCATACTGAACGGGAGATTCAGTCGGCTCTGAGAGCCGTTTCGGCTGAACGTACCACAGTCGTGATCGCACACCGCCTTTCAACCATCGTCGAGGCAGACGAAATACTGGTTCTGGGCGATGGACTTGTGAAGGAGCGGGGATGCCACGCTGACCTGATCGCTCGTGGTGGCCTGTATGCCGCCATGTGGGCGGCTCAGGACGCTGGACAGGATGCAGCACCGGACTCCGGTGTGGCGGCATCGGCTCCCGCTCACGGGTAA
- a CDS encoding NUDIX hydrolase, with protein MSTLPTDGFMRHIRACNTATLPGKRLPFRVNGVLAGYVDPEIVPALKDMGLTEDSASGGLSLADPTRLESIGEELARRGLYRTHNELFDVWGDDGQPPLGRIDRGALPLFGFVGVGVHLNGLVRKEDGLHLWIGRRARNKRLDPGKLDHLVAGGVPAGLTPDAAILKEAEEEASLPPDLVKRDAKKVGLLHYALERPEGLRRDRLVCYDLVLAESFQPMPADGEVEEFLLLPIGEVFRLVRDTDEFKFNVNLVLIDLFLRIGLIDPESEEGKALRRGLQGDTH; from the coding sequence ATGAGCACTCTCCCCACAGACGGCTTCATGCGGCACATCAGGGCCTGCAACACGGCCACCCTGCCCGGCAAACGTCTGCCGTTCCGGGTCAATGGCGTTCTGGCAGGGTATGTCGATCCGGAAATCGTTCCCGCGCTGAAAGACATGGGCCTGACGGAAGACAGCGCCTCAGGTGGCCTGTCCCTCGCTGATCCAACACGCCTCGAATCGATCGGCGAAGAGCTTGCCCGCCGGGGTCTCTACCGCACGCACAATGAATTGTTCGATGTATGGGGCGACGACGGACAGCCTCCGCTCGGACGCATCGACCGGGGCGCACTGCCCCTGTTCGGTTTTGTCGGTGTCGGCGTGCATCTGAACGGTCTGGTCCGCAAGGAAGACGGGCTGCATCTCTGGATCGGTCGTCGTGCCCGGAACAAGCGCCTTGATCCCGGCAAGCTGGATCACCTTGTTGCGGGCGGTGTTCCAGCCGGTCTCACGCCCGACGCCGCGATCCTCAAGGAAGCCGAGGAAGAAGCCAGCCTTCCGCCTGATCTTGTGAAACGGGACGCGAAAAAGGTCGGACTGCTGCATTACGCGCTCGAACGCCCGGAAGGACTGCGGCGCGACCGACTGGTCTGCTACGACCTCGTTCTGGCGGAGAGCTTCCAGCCCATGCCTGCGGATGGTGAAGTCGAGGAGTTCCTGCTTCTGCCAATCGGCGAGGTTTTCCGGCTGGTGCGGGACACGGACGAGTTCAAATTCAACGTCAATCTGGTGCTGATCGACCTGTTCCTGCGAATTGGCCTGATTGACCCAGAGTCTGAAGAAGGCAAGGCGCTGCGTCGGGGATTACAGGGCGATACGCACTGA
- the rpmB gene encoding 50S ribosomal protein L28 codes for MSRRCEITGKGVLTGNNVSHANNKSRRRFLPNLQEVSVLSDILGTPISMRVTTRGLRTIEHNGGLDSYLLDTPNRNLTTEAQVIKRRILRAQSKKQAAA; via the coding sequence ATGTCCCGCCGTTGCGAGATCACAGGCAAGGGTGTGCTGACGGGCAACAATGTCAGCCACGCCAACAACAAGTCCCGCCGCCGTTTCCTGCCGAACCTGCAGGAAGTGTCGGTTCTTTCCGACATTCTCGGCACGCCGATTTCCATGCGTGTGACCACGCGCGGCCTGCGCACCATCGAGCACAACGGGGGACTGGACTCCTATCTGCTCGATACGCCGAATCGTAACCTGACCACCGAAGCTCAGGTGATCAAGCGTCGTATTCTGCGTGCACAGAGCAAGAAGCAGGCAGCCGCCTGA
- a CDS encoding isopenicillin N synthase family dioxygenase — protein MHAQARHVSRDRLPVIQVSGLCSSDLAQRQAVGDALRNACTDTGFFYCVDHGIPQGLIDAVLAESRAFFARPAAEKDLLDKARSPCNRGYEPLRNQTLEAGTPPDLKEGFYIGEDLPAGTPGLGFNQGPNQWPSDSAGFRPAMTAYFAAMNVLAERLMHGIALSLGLDEDYFERFCLRPLSTLRLLHYPPQPPDPLPGEKGCGAHTDFGGLTLLLQDASGGLQVRGPDDQWIHATPIPGSYVVNLGDMIARWTNDRYRSTLHRVVNTSGADRYSVPFFHSGNPDYVISCLPGCLAAGETPKYAPITVQDHLREMYQRTYGR, from the coding sequence ATGCACGCACAGGCCCGCCATGTCAGCAGGGACAGGCTGCCCGTTATTCAGGTCTCGGGTCTATGCTCGTCGGACCTCGCGCAACGTCAGGCCGTTGGCGATGCCCTGCGAAACGCCTGCACCGATACAGGGTTTTTCTACTGCGTGGATCACGGTATCCCGCAGGGGCTGATCGACGCCGTGCTGGCTGAAAGTCGGGCATTCTTCGCTCGTCCGGCAGCGGAAAAGGACCTGCTCGATAAAGCCCGTTCGCCATGCAATCGCGGCTACGAACCGTTGCGCAACCAGACGCTTGAAGCCGGAACTCCTCCCGATCTGAAAGAGGGGTTCTATATCGGTGAAGACCTGCCCGCAGGAACGCCGGGACTGGGCTTCAATCAGGGCCCCAACCAGTGGCCATCTGACAGCGCCGGTTTCCGCCCGGCCATGACGGCGTATTTCGCCGCCATGAATGTACTGGCGGAACGGCTGATGCACGGGATCGCGCTGTCTCTTGGTCTCGACGAAGACTATTTCGAACGCTTCTGTCTCAGACCGCTGTCCACCCTGCGTCTCCTGCATTATCCCCCTCAGCCGCCCGATCCTTTGCCCGGAGAAAAAGGCTGCGGTGCGCATACCGATTTCGGTGGTCTGACCCTTCTGCTTCAGGATGCGAGCGGCGGGCTTCAGGTGCGCGGGCCTGACGATCAGTGGATTCACGCCACCCCGATCCCCGGCAGCTATGTCGTCAATCTTGGAGACATGATCGCCCGCTGGACCAATGACCGCTATCGCTCCACGCTCCATCGCGTGGTGAACACATCCGGTGCGGACCGCTATTCCGTGCCGTTCTTCCACAGCGGCAACCCGGATTATGTCATCTCCTGTCTGCCGGGCTGTCTCGCGGCTGGCGAAACTCCGAAATACGCCCCCATCACGGTGCAGGATCATCTCCGCGAAATGTATCAGAGAACCTACGGTCGATGA
- a CDS encoding DUF3574 domain-containing protein, which translates to MALARVAPFLLLGALLAGCSPALPSPLCHRLAASNDLHVTLMFGLTRPDGRSVTDADWQDFLRTDIVPRFPEGLSVLPAQGVWRDRSTDQVGSEPSRLVWIVTPDSTDLPGRIEAVRDAYKARFRQQSVGVSVERGCSGF; encoded by the coding sequence ATGGCGCTGGCGAGAGTCGCTCCTTTCCTGCTGCTGGGGGCTCTGCTGGCCGGATGCTCTCCAGCGCTCCCTTCTCCTCTCTGTCACAGGCTGGCGGCGTCGAACGACCTGCATGTGACACTGATGTTTGGCCTGACCCGACCGGATGGCCGCTCCGTGACCGACGCCGACTGGCAGGACTTTCTCCGAACGGACATTGTTCCACGTTTTCCGGAGGGTCTGTCCGTCCTGCCTGCTCAGGGGGTCTGGCGGGATCGGAGCACCGATCAGGTGGGTTCCGAGCCTTCCCGACTGGTCTGGATCGTGACGCCGGACAGCACAGATCTTCCGGGCCGGATTGAGGCAGTTCGCGATGCTTACAAGGCGCGGTTCAGGCAGCAGTCAGTCGGCGTGAGTGTTGAACGAGGATGCTCCGGGTTCTGA
- a CDS encoding LysR family transcriptional regulator has product MQPFSRFLIYFLAVARNASIRKAADDLRIAGSAINRHILLTEQQLQMPLFERLPSGMRLTAAGEILYAYARRWVKDLEDINRQVEDLKGIRRGQVDLLAPEALARAFLPDLVTHIKGSHPGVVLNLNIRDNHGLCEALLSGEGDLALILDPEETRDLTVIRQNTFPLGFVCRPDHPLVQQSAVRLAECAGYPMIIAEQPLALASVFARLTATANLTPAVAARANNVQMIISLVRAGIGIGFLSYLDVMSEVTDGQLAFVPLVGADIPPLTLALACDRTRHLSRATHLACDAIADMMTLHTG; this is encoded by the coding sequence ATGCAGCCGTTCTCGCGCTTTCTGATCTATTTCCTCGCCGTCGCCCGCAACGCGTCCATACGAAAGGCCGCTGACGATCTGCGCATCGCAGGCTCCGCCATCAACCGGCATATTCTTCTGACTGAACAGCAGTTGCAGATGCCGTTATTTGAACGTCTCCCGAGCGGCATGCGCCTCACCGCGGCAGGCGAGATTCTTTATGCCTATGCACGACGCTGGGTGAAGGATCTCGAGGACATCAACCGTCAGGTCGAGGACCTGAAAGGCATAAGGCGGGGTCAGGTCGATCTTCTGGCACCAGAAGCCCTCGCCCGCGCTTTCCTGCCGGATCTGGTTACGCACATAAAGGGCAGTCATCCCGGCGTCGTGCTGAATCTGAACATCCGGGACAACCACGGACTCTGCGAGGCTCTTCTGTCCGGAGAAGGCGATCTCGCGCTCATTCTCGACCCGGAGGAAACCCGTGATCTGACGGTGATCCGGCAGAACACCTTCCCTCTCGGTTTCGTCTGTCGCCCTGATCATCCGCTGGTTCAGCAGTCTGCGGTCAGGCTGGCCGAGTGCGCCGGTTATCCGATGATTATCGCGGAACAGCCGCTTGCTCTTGCCTCTGTCTTTGCCCGACTGACAGCGACAGCCAACCTGACACCCGCCGTGGCCGCACGGGCGAATAATGTACAGATGATCATTTCACTCGTCCGGGCTGGTATCGGTATCGGTTTTCTCAGCTATCTGGACGTGATGTCTGAAGTCACAGACGGACAACTGGCTTTTGTCCCGCTTGTCGGCGCAGACATACCTCCCCTCACCCTGGCTCTGGCATGTGACCGCACACGCCATCTGTCTCGCGCCACCCATCTCGCATGCGATGCTATTGCGGACATGATGACCCTGCATACAGGCTGA
- a CDS encoding PDR/VanB family oxidoreductase, with protein sequence MSSLFPVLVDDAVPEGDGCVRLRLVASNGDDQLPGFEPGAHVDVVTPSGLVRQYSLCGSADDPSAYELCVRREEASRGGSDSLCAQARKGMELQISMPRNAFPLPEAQRYVLVAGGIGITPLLSMIRRLERKGADWQLYYYARDPESAPFGDMLREAPYAQRVRFSSSLRNGYPDALTTPSTGTVIMLCGPDGFMKAVRARAEEAGWPQDAIRTEYFRPSETSIPLTDQPFQVVLARSGQVVTVPSDQSIASALMVAGIDVSLSCEQGMCGACVVPILAGEGEHRDMVLTEEEQEHSIALCCSRSRTPSLTLDM encoded by the coding sequence ATGTCCTCCCTGTTTCCGGTCCTTGTTGATGACGCCGTGCCGGAAGGTGACGGCTGTGTGCGTCTTCGTCTTGTCGCCTCCAACGGGGATGATCAGTTGCCCGGTTTTGAACCCGGCGCGCATGTCGATGTCGTGACGCCGTCCGGTCTGGTCCGTCAGTATTCCCTGTGCGGGTCAGCCGATGATCCCTCGGCGTACGAGTTGTGTGTGCGGCGCGAGGAAGCCTCCCGTGGCGGATCGGACTCCCTGTGTGCACAGGCGCGGAAAGGCATGGAGTTGCAGATATCCATGCCGCGCAATGCGTTTCCGTTGCCTGAAGCGCAGCGTTACGTTCTCGTTGCCGGTGGGATTGGCATCACGCCGCTGCTGTCCATGATCAGAAGGCTGGAGCGGAAAGGAGCAGACTGGCAGCTGTATTATTATGCGCGTGACCCGGAGAGCGCACCGTTCGGGGACATGCTGCGCGAGGCTCCGTACGCACAGCGTGTCCGGTTCAGCTCGAGCCTTCGCAACGGCTACCCCGATGCCCTGACCACCCCGTCCACCGGAACTGTGATCATGCTGTGCGGTCCAGATGGTTTCATGAAAGCGGTACGTGCTCGCGCCGAAGAAGCCGGATGGCCTCAGGATGCGATCCGGACGGAATATTTCCGGCCGTCCGAGACATCCATTCCTCTGACGGACCAGCCTTTTCAGGTTGTTCTTGCGCGCTCGGGGCAGGTTGTAACGGTGCCGTCGGATCAGAGTATTGCATCCGCTCTTATGGTTGCCGGGATCGATGTCAGCCTGTCGTGCGAGCAGGGAATGTGCGGGGCCTGCGTCGTGCCGATTCTGGCTGGAGAAGGTGAACACCGGGATATGGTTCTGACCGAAGAGGAGCAGGAGCACAGTATTGCCCTGTGCTGCTCCCGCAGCCGGACACCGTCTCTCACGCTGGATATGTAA
- a CDS encoding alpha/beta fold hydrolase: protein MSASEPMILIHGAWQGSWVWDGFIAALEQRAPGRYIPIPVDLPGNGADGAPPESASMESYLAYLDAIISRLTGPFTLVAHSGGGVVASALAERHPERVRCIVYIAAMMLPSGMGFGEVVQRLLPQDPTASGITPWLLWPVEKEISVVPPEAAIAFFLQDYVPGPAVIASRRFTPQGEQGRALTAQLTPERYGTIPRLYVQATQDRSVTFALQKLMCELAPGAVIRSVDTGHAPHVVAPDILLDVMLPWLNKI from the coding sequence ATGAGCGCTTCTGAACCCATGATCCTGATTCATGGAGCGTGGCAGGGCTCCTGGGTCTGGGACGGATTCATCGCCGCATTGGAGCAGCGCGCTCCCGGACGCTACATCCCCATTCCGGTCGATCTGCCCGGAAATGGTGCAGACGGCGCTCCTCCGGAGAGCGCCTCCATGGAGAGTTACCTCGCCTATCTGGATGCGATCATCTCCCGTCTGACAGGCCCCTTTACGCTTGTCGCTCATTCCGGAGGCGGCGTCGTCGCGTCCGCTCTGGCGGAACGCCATCCCGAGCGTGTGCGATGCATCGTGTATATCGCCGCGATGATGCTGCCCTCCGGAATGGGGTTCGGCGAGGTCGTGCAGCGCCTTCTTCCGCAGGACCCCACGGCCTCGGGCATCACCCCATGGCTTCTCTGGCCGGTCGAAAAAGAAATTTCCGTTGTGCCGCCTGAAGCCGCCATCGCCTTTTTCCTGCAAGACTACGTTCCCGGTCCGGCCGTCATTGCGTCGCGCCGGTTCACACCGCAGGGAGAACAGGGGCGCGCGCTCACCGCACAACTGACCCCGGAGCGTTACGGCACGATCCCCCGGCTGTATGTTCAGGCGACGCAGGACCGCTCTGTCACCTTCGCGTTGCAGAAGCTGATGTGTGAACTCGCTCCGGGCGCTGTCATCCGTTCCGTTGATACAGGACATGCTCCGCATGTCGTCGCACCCGATATCCTGCTCGACGTGATGCTTCCCTGGCTCAACAAGATCTGA
- a CDS encoding aromatic ring-hydroxylating oxygenase subunit alpha: protein MTTATATSPAGPHTLPRHMTFEVEDWNILARCWHPVALERELGDQPLGVTLLDAPLVVYRSDSDIVIADDLCPHRGVPLSMGSGNGQSIACAYHGFRFGDHGRCVKVPAHPDNAIPSKLNLKTYPAVVRYGLIWTCLRPESDDITIPPMPHWDDPDFQQINCPWIDIAGFAGRQVEGFIDVAHFAFVHTDTFADPDNPVVPPYKTRLTPDGFEAEYRSSVGNYPIGSSERGRAGFEWLRHFRVHVPFIATLEIHFPDDGRLVIMNAASPVSARKTRMFAPMCRNFDKELPLQDVYDFNLEVFEEDRALVEAQKPENLPLDPTLEAHVTADRSSIAYRRALRTMGLSQFFTV, encoded by the coding sequence ATGACCACAGCAACTGCTACCAGCCCGGCCGGACCCCACACCCTGCCGCGTCACATGACCTTCGAGGTCGAGGACTGGAACATCCTGGCTCGCTGCTGGCATCCGGTAGCGCTGGAACGGGAACTCGGCGACCAGCCGCTGGGTGTGACGCTGCTGGATGCTCCTCTTGTGGTCTATCGCTCGGACAGTGACATCGTCATCGCCGATGACCTGTGTCCCCATCGCGGTGTTCCGCTGAGCATGGGAAGTGGTAACGGACAGAGTATCGCCTGCGCCTATCACGGGTTTCGCTTCGGTGATCACGGACGATGCGTGAAAGTGCCAGCGCATCCTGACAACGCAATTCCCTCGAAACTCAATCTGAAGACGTATCCGGCTGTGGTGCGTTACGGCCTGATATGGACCTGCCTGAGGCCGGAAAGCGACGACATCACGATTCCTCCAATGCCACACTGGGACGATCCAGACTTTCAGCAGATCAACTGCCCGTGGATCGATATCGCCGGTTTTGCCGGACGGCAGGTCGAAGGATTTATCGATGTCGCGCATTTTGCCTTTGTTCACACGGACACCTTTGCCGACCCCGACAATCCGGTTGTGCCTCCTTACAAGACACGGCTGACGCCAGACGGGTTTGAGGCTGAGTATCGCAGCAGTGTTGGCAATTACCCCATAGGCAGTTCGGAACGGGGCCGCGCCGGGTTTGAATGGCTGCGTCATTTCCGTGTGCATGTTCCGTTCATTGCGACGCTGGAGATTCATTTTCCGGATGACGGTCGCCTTGTCATCATGAATGCAGCGTCTCCGGTTTCGGCGCGTAAAACACGGATGTTCGCGCCCATGTGCCGAAACTTCGACAAGGAACTTCCCTTGCAGGATGTCTATGATTTCAATCTGGAGGTGTTTGAGGAGGATCGAGCGCTGGTGGAGGCGCAGAAGCCGGAAAACCTGCCTCTGGACCCCACGCTTGAGGCGCATGTGACGGCGGATCGCAGTTCGATCGCCTATCGTCGTGCCCTGCGCACGATGGGGCTGAGCCAGTTCTTTACGGTCTGA